One Setaria viridis chromosome 5, Setaria_viridis_v4.0, whole genome shotgun sequence genomic region harbors:
- the LOC117857030 gene encoding uncharacterized protein, with translation MGAALLLLLANAAALLLLLLPAQALNQDGLYLLDAKRALTVPAAALADWNPRDATPCNWTGVDCDTTAAFVTGISLPSLNLAGSFPAALCRIPRLRSIDLSDNYIGPDLDIARCTALVRLDLSTNDLVGPLPDALADLPDLLYLNLQSNNFSGPIPDSFARFAKLQSLSLVYNLLGGEVPGFLGAVATLRELNLSYNPFAPGPLPPRLGDLSALRVLWLAGCNLVGAIPPSLGRLTNLTDLDLSTNALTGPIPPEITGLTSAIQIELYNNSLSGSIPPGFGKLQDLRGIDFAMNKLHGAIPEDLFRAPKLETVHLYANALTGPVPESVASAPSLSELRLFANRLNGTLPADLGRTTPLVCIDLSDNAISGEIPPGICDRGELQELLMLDNMLSGRIPDALGRCRSLRRVRLSNNRLAGDVPDAVWGLPHMSLLELNDNQLTGQISPVIAGAANLSKLVLSNNRLTGSIPSDIGSVSKLYELSADGNMLSGPLPSSLGGLPELGRLVLRNNSLSGQLLRGIDSWKKLSELNLADNGFTGSIPPELGDLPVLNYLDLSGNQLTGEVPMQLENLKLNQFNVSDNQLRGPLPPQYATEAYRNSFLGNPELCGEIAGLCPDSTQGRSSKYHSGFAWMMRSIFIFAAVILVAGVAWFYCRYRSFNRSKLMRADRSKWTLTSFHKLSFSEYEILDCLDEDNVIGSGASGKVYKVVLSNGEVVAVKKLWSAAAKNRDAENGGSAADDSFEAEVRTLGKIRHKNIVKLWCCCIHKDCKLLVYEYMPNGSLGDVLHGAKAGLLDWATRYKIALDAAEGLSYLHHDCVPAIVHRDVKSNNILLDAEFSARVADFGVAKVVEGTGRAAKSMSVIAGSCGYIAPEYAYTLRVNEKSDTYSFGVVLLELVTGKPPVDPEFGEKDLVKWVCSTMEQKGVEHVLDSRLDMDFKDEIVRVLNIGLVCTSSLPINRPAMRRVVKMLQEVRVEGRPPRMDKDGKLSPYYYEDASDQGSSV, from the exons ATGGGCGCCGCCCTCCTGCTACTCCTCGCCAATGCTGCcgccctgctcctgctcctcctcccggcgcAGGCCTTGAACCAGGACGGCCTCTACCTTCTCGACGCCAAGCGCGCCCTcaccgtccccgccgccgcgctcgccgactGGAACCCCCGCGACGCCACGCCCTGCAACTGGACGGGCGTCGACTGCgacaccaccgccgccttcgtCACCGGGATCTCCCTACCGAGCCTCAACCTCGCCGGCTCCTTCCCCGCCGCGCTCTGCCGCATCCCACGCCTGCGTTCCATCGACCTCTCCGACAACTACATCGGCCCCGACCTCGACATCGCCCGGTGCACGGCCCTCGTCCGGCTCGACCTCTCCACGAACGACCTCGTCGGCCCGCTCCCCGACGCGCTCGCCGACCTACCGGACCTCCTCTACCTCAACCTCCAGAGCAACAACTTCTCCGGCCCCATCCCGGACTCCTTCGCCCGCTTCGCCAAGCTCCAGTCGCTCTCCCTCGTCTACAACCTGCTCGGTGGCGAAGTCCCAGGCTTCCTCGGCGCCGTCGCCACGCTCCGGGAGCTCAACCTCTCCTACAACCCCTTCGCCCCTGGCCCCCTGCCGCCCCGGCTCGGCGACCTCTCCGCGCTGCGCGTGCTCTGGCTCGCCGGATGCAACCTCGTCGGCGCCATCCCGCCCTCGCTCGGCCGCCTCACCAACCTCACCGACCTCGACCTCTCCACCAACGCGCTCACCGGCCCCATACCGCCGGAGATCACCGGCCTCACCAGCGCCATCCAGATCGAGCTCTACAACAACTCCCTCTCCGGCTCCATTCCACCGGGATTCGGAAAGCTCCAGGACCTCAGGGGCATCGATTTCGCCATGAACAAGCTCCACGGCGCCATCCCGGAGGACCTCTTCCGCGCGCCCAAGCTCGAGACCGTCCACCTCTACGCCAACGCGCTCACGGGCCCCGTGCCGGAATCCGTTGCCAGCGCGCCGTCGCTCTCCGAGCTGCGCCTCTTCGCCAACAGGCTCAACGGCACGCTGCCCGCCGACCTCGGCAGGACCACGCCGCTCGTCTGCATCGACCTCTCCGACAACGCCATCTCCGGCGAGATCCCGCCGGGGATATGCGACCGCGGCGAGCTCCAGGAGCTGCTCATGCTCGACAACATGCTCTCCGGCCGCATCCCCGACGCGCTCGGCCGCTGCCGGAGCCTCCGCCGGGTGCGCCTCTCCAACAACAGGCTCGCCGGTGACGTGCCCGACGCCGTCTGGGGCCTCCCTCACATGTCGCTCCTCGAGCTCAACGACAACCAGCTCACCGGGCAGATCTCCCCGgtcatcgccggcgccgccaaccTGTCCAAGCTCGTGCTCTCCAACAACCGCCTGACCGGGAGCATCCCGTCGGATATCGGATCCGTCTCCAAGCTCTACGAGCTGTCGGCCGACGGCAACATGCTGTCTGGCCCGCTCCCGTCCTCCCTTGGCGGCCTGCCGGAGCTCGGCCGCCTCGTGCTCCGGAACAACTCGCTGTCCGGCCAGCTGCTTCGGGGGATCGACTCGTGGAAGAAGCTCAGCGAGCTCAACCTCGCCGACAACGGCTTCACTGGCTCCATACCACCGGAGCTCGGCGACCTGCCGGTGCTCAACTACCTTGACCTTTCCGGCAACCAGCTCACTGGCGAGGTCCCGATGCAATTGGAGAACCTGAAGCTCAACCAGTTCAATGTTTCCGACAACCAGCTCCGcggcccgctgccgccgcagtATGCCACTGAGGCATACCGCAACAGCTTCTTGGGCAACCCTGAGCTGTGTGGAGAAATTGCCGGCTTATGCCCCGATTCCACGCAGGGGAGGTCGTCCAAGTACCACTCTGGCTTCGCCTGGATGATGCGCTCCATATTCATATTTGCGGCTGTCATTTTGGTCGCCGGAGTCGCGTGGTTCTACTGCCGGTACCGGAGCTTCAACAGATCCAAACTGATGAGAGCCGACCGCTCCAAATGGACGCTCACATCCTTCCACAAGCTGTCGTTCAGCGAGTATGAGATCCTGGACTGCCTCGATGAGGACAATGTCATTGGCAGCGGGGCATCAGGAAAGGTGTACAAGGTGGTGCTCAGCAATGGCGAGGTAGTCGCCGTGAAGAAGCTGTGGAGCGCGGCGGCAAAGAACAGGGATGCCGAGAACGGTGGCTCTGCTGCCGACGACAGCTTTGAAGCCGAGGTGAGGACGCTCGGCAAGATCCGGCACAAGAACATTGTGAAGCTGTGGTGCTGCTGCATACACAAGGACTGCAAGCTGCTGGTGTACGAGTACATGCCCAATGGAAGCCTCGGGGACGTGCTGCACGGCGCCAAGGCGGGCTTGCTGGATTGGGCAACGCGGTACAAGATCGCGCTTGATGCCGCGGAGGGGCTATCCTACCTTCACCATGACTGCGTTCCGGCCATCGTCCACAGGGACGTCAAGTCCAACAACATCCTCCTGGACGCAGAGTTCAGTGCTCGTGTGGCCGATTTTGGGGTGGCCAAGGTGGTGGAGGGGACTGGGCGTGCGGCCAAGTCCATGTCGGTGATCGCCGGCTCGTGCGGCTACATTGCGCCTG AGTATGCGTACACGCTGCGCGTGAACGAGAAGAGCGACACGTACAGCTTCGGGGTGGTGCTCCTGGAGCTGGTGACCGGGAAACCGCCTGTTGATCCAGAGTTCGGGGAGAAGGACCTGGTGAAGTGGGTGTGCAGCACGATGGAGCAGAAGGGGGTGGAGCACGTCCTGGACAGCAGGCTGGACATGGATTTCAAGGACGAGATCGTGAGGGTGCTCAACATTGGGCTGGTCTGCACGAGCTCGCTGCCGATCAACCGGCCGGCGATGCGCAGGGTGGTGAAGATGCTGCAGGAGGTGCGCGTGGAGGGCAGGCCACCGCGGATGGACAAGGACGGCAAGCTGTCGCCCTACTACTACGAGGACGCCTCCGACCAAGGGAGTAGCGTGTAG
- the LOC117858605 gene encoding uncharacterized protein: protein MGEAEASAGGSLVFRGCQLPPGFRFQPTDQEIIVCYLKKKIDAATAVTSIIADVDIYKFDPWDLPDKAAMFGDGEWFFFSPRDRKYPNGARPNRRAGSGYWKATGTDKPILASGRCLGVKKALVFYQGRSPKGTKTHWVMHEYRLLDAAPPMSSNSMRLDDWVLCRVRNKQQLLVPDHGYSSSSSEPTTRAAADIVSSSSSEVVLPDSSSAAFADIHWNSDDHLLRYLIGGGGSGNPSTASASAVAAGHHDNYSAPPPHPHALVSVLESIKRNLSFQAIDELYLLQPPSKRANCIAAAGDDDDDHIQQILSPTSFSISEADEMF, encoded by the exons ATGGGAGAAGCAGAAGCATCAGCAGGCGGGTCGTTGGTGTTCCGCGGGTGCCAGCTGCCTCCGGGGTTTCGCTTCCAGCCCACCGATCAGGAGATCATCGTCTGCTACCTCAAGAAGAAGatcgacgccgccaccgccgtcaccTCCATCATCGCCGACGTCGACATCTACAAGTTCGACCCATGGGACCTCCCGG ACAAGGCGGCCATGTTCGGCGACGGCGAGTGGTTCTTCTTCAGCCCTCGAGACCGCAAGTACCCCAACGGCGCCCGCCCCAACCGCAGGGCCGGCTCCGGCTACTGGAAGGCCACCGGCACTGACAAGCCCATCCTGGCCTCCGGTCGCTGCCTCGGCGTCAAGAAGGCGCTCGTCTTCTACCAGGGGCGCTCCCCAAAGGGCACCAAGACCCACTGGGTCATGCACGAGTAccgcctcctcgacgccgcACCCCCAATGAGCAGCAACTCCATGAGGCTCGACGACTGGGTCCTCTGCCGCGTCCGCAACAAGCAGCAGCTTCTTGTTCCCGATCATGGctactcatcatcatcatccgagccgaccacccgcgccgccgccgacatcgtcagcagcagcagcagcgaggtTGTTCTTCCcgactcctcctccgccgccttcgccgacATCCACTGGAACAGCGACGACCACCTGCTGCGCTACCTaataggcggcggcggcagcggtaaCCCTTCCACCGCCAGCGCGTCTGCAGTGGCCGCGGGCCATCACGACAACtacagcgcgccgccgccccacccccacgcCCTGGTCTCCGTCCTCGAGTCCATCAAGAGGAACCTGTCCTTCCAGGCCATCGACGAGCTCTACCTCCTCCAGCCGCCCAGCAAGCGAGCCAactgcatcgccgccgccggagacgatgacgacgaccaCATCCAACAGATATTGTCGCCCACCTCCTTCTCCATATCGGAGGCCGACGAAATGTTCTAG